In the genome of Palaemon carinicauda isolate YSFRI2023 chromosome 13, ASM3689809v2, whole genome shotgun sequence, one region contains:
- the LOC137651704 gene encoding protein FAM200C-like, which translates to MPKIRKWSDEYVKYGFIALLDDKGGPGLAQCMTCHFIICNSNLKPARLRDHQLKHPTTEYEQFLEELQAKRNRYEKKCALPQLGVEPVQKPLLQAPYEVAYQCISAKALHSAREI; encoded by the coding sequence ATGCCAAAGATACGCAAATGGAGTGATGAATATGTCAAATATGGTTTCATTGCACTCCTGGACGATAAGGGAGGACCAGGCCTGGCACAGTGTATGACTTGCCATTTTATCATTTGCAACTCAAATTTGAAGCCTGCTAGACTTCGAGACCACCAGTTGAAGCATCCAACCACAGAATATGAACAGTTTCTCGAGGAATTGCAGGCGAAAAGGAATAGATATGAAAAGAAATGTGCACTACCCCAACTTGGAGTCGAGCCAGTGCAGAAACCCCTTCTACAAGCTCCATATGAAGTGGCATACCAGTGCATTAGTGCCAAGGCTTTGCATTCGGCTCGAGAAATTTGA
- the LOC137651702 gene encoding protein FAM200C-like, with protein sequence MGSEHQVLLFRNEVRWLSHGKMLTRIAELADEIEIFLREYQKKVEAFKKKISLWKRRIQGGNVGSFPILDEKHGDKTIQPMLVENIVAHLSLLETTMAQYLPMHH encoded by the exons ATGGGAAGTGAACATCAGGTGCTTCTCTTCCGCAATGAAGTGCGATGGCTCTCCCACGGAAAAATGCTGACACGTATTGCAGAGCTCGCTGATGAGATTGAAATATTTCTCCGAGAGTATCAGA AGAAGGTAGAAGCCTTCAAGAAGAAAATATCACTGTGGAAGCGTCGAATTCAGGGAGGAAATGTGGGAAGCTTTCCTATCCTGGATGAAAAACATGGAGACAAGACAATCCAGCCAATGCTTGTAGAAAATATTGTTGCTCACCTCTCACTCCTAGAGACCACTATGGCACAATACTTGCCCATGCATCATTAA
- the LOC137651703 gene encoding protein FAM200C-like, whose protein sequence is MFELILGTEAAKKLKDVPLSNNVIGGRVEDMSCDILDQIVEEIQASPTRISLQLDESTDVSNLSQLIVYTRYIKDGDIKYEFLFCLALQTTIKAADVFRLLDEFF, encoded by the coding sequence ATGTTTGAGTTAATTTTGGGAACAGAGGCAGCCAAGAAGTTGAAGGATGTGCCTTTGTCCAATAATGTCATTGGAGGAAGAGTTGAAGATATGAGTTGCGACATCTTGGACCAAATTGTAGAGGAGATTCAAGCAAGTCCTACCCGCATTAGTCTGCAGttggatgaatcaactgatgtttcCAACCTAAGTCAATTGATTGTGTATACCCGTTACATCAAAGATGGTGATATTAAATATGAATTCCTCTTCTGTTTGGCTTTGCAGACAACGATTAAAGCAGCAGATGTATTCCGACTATTGGACGAATTCTTTTAG